From Pseudomonas sp. StFLB209, a single genomic window includes:
- the accA gene encoding acetyl-CoA carboxylase carboxyl transferase subunit alpha: MNPNFLDFEQPIADLQAKIEELRLVGNDNSLNISDEISRLQDKSKTLTESIFSNLTSWQIARMARHPRRPYTLDYIEHIFTEFDELHGDRHFSDDAAIVGGVARLDDQPVMVIGHQKGREVREKVRRNFGMPRPEGYRKACRLMEMAERFKMPIVTFIDTPGAYPGIDAEERNQSEAIAWNLRVMARLKTPIIATVIGEGGSGGALAIGVCDQLNMLQYSTYAVISPEGCASILWKTAEKAPDAAEAMGITAERLKGLGIVDKVIKEPLGGAHRDPVLVSATIREELLGQLSMLKKLDTDALLARRYERLMSYGV; this comes from the coding sequence ATGAACCCGAATTTTCTCGATTTCGAACAGCCTATCGCTGACTTGCAAGCCAAGATCGAAGAGCTGCGCCTGGTAGGCAATGACAACTCGCTGAACATCAGCGACGAAATCTCCCGGCTGCAGGACAAGAGCAAAACGCTCACCGAAAGCATTTTCAGCAACCTGACCAGTTGGCAGATTGCCCGGATGGCACGTCATCCGCGCCGTCCTTACACCCTGGACTACATCGAGCACATCTTTACCGAGTTCGATGAGCTGCATGGCGATCGGCACTTCTCCGATGATGCCGCCATCGTTGGTGGTGTTGCGCGTCTGGATGACCAGCCGGTGATGGTGATCGGTCACCAGAAAGGCCGTGAAGTGCGTGAGAAGGTGCGCCGCAATTTCGGCATGCCGCGCCCTGAAGGCTATCGCAAAGCGTGCCGCCTGATGGAAATGGCCGAGCGCTTCAAAATGCCGATCGTGACCTTCATCGATACCCCTGGTGCTTACCCGGGCATCGATGCTGAAGAGCGCAACCAAAGCGAAGCCATTGCCTGGAACCTGCGTGTCATGGCCCGCCTGAAAACCCCGATCATCGCCACCGTGATCGGTGAGGGTGGCTCGGGCGGCGCATTGGCCATCGGTGTCTGCGACCAGCTGAACATGTTGCAATATTCGACCTACGCGGTGATCTCGCCGGAAGGCTGTGCGTCGATCCTGTGGAAAACCGCCGAGAAGGCCCCGGACGCCGCTGAGGCCATGGGCATCACTGCCGAGCGCCTCAAGGGCCTGGGCATTGTCGATAAGGTGATCAAGGAGCCACTGGGTGGCGCGCACCGCGATCCGGTGCTGGTTTCGGCGACTATTCGTGAAGAGCTGCTCGGCCAGCTGTCCATGCTGAAGAAGCTCGACACCGACGCGCTGCTGGCTCGTCGCTATGAGCGTCTGATGAGCTACGGCGTCTGA
- the tilS gene encoding tRNA lysidine(34) synthetase TilS, giving the protein MNDIELRAALASALTDASQAPALLIAFSGGLDSTVLLHLLSDLRQHQSLPELHAIHVHHGLQAVADTWPQHCREVCAALDVPLSVRHVQVASGASLEQAARQARYAVFADVLGAEQWLLSAQHRDDQAETLLLRLLRGAGVRGLAAMTPRRRLGQGYLVRPLLEVPRAALEAYARRHGLRWIEDPSNQDVQFARNLLRGQVLPLLRSRWPQAAASLARSAAHLAEAQQLLGELAEQDLQRARLPSGFDWLGLPTLALTPLSGLSAARQRNALRHWLAPLSRLPDTDHWAGWEDLRDASAAAHPLWRLADGELHRAAGHLWWLAGDWLRPAVGVMAWDDPRQPLVLPGNGRLRFDGAAPSGVLQVRYRQGGEVMQLAGRGQRDLKRLLNERGVPGFARSRLPLVFQGDQLLAVANLAGLDCPLPGAGKLIWCAPTSDQCLR; this is encoded by the coding sequence ATGAACGATATTGAGCTGCGCGCCGCGCTCGCCAGCGCGCTGACTGACGCAAGCCAGGCCCCGGCCTTGCTCATCGCTTTCTCCGGTGGTCTTGACTCCACTGTCCTGCTGCATCTGCTGAGCGATCTGCGCCAGCACCAATCCCTCCCTGAGCTTCACGCCATTCATGTTCATCACGGCCTGCAGGCCGTAGCTGACACTTGGCCGCAACATTGTCGTGAGGTCTGCGCGGCGTTGGACGTGCCACTTAGTGTCAGGCACGTGCAGGTGGCTTCAGGCGCGAGTCTGGAGCAGGCGGCGCGTCAGGCGCGTTATGCGGTATTTGCCGATGTGCTGGGGGCAGAGCAGTGGTTGCTCAGTGCCCAGCACCGTGATGACCAGGCTGAAACCTTACTGTTGCGGTTATTGCGCGGTGCCGGCGTGCGCGGTCTGGCGGCCATGACGCCGCGACGCAGGCTTGGTCAGGGGTATCTGGTGCGGCCCTTGCTGGAGGTGCCGCGCGCTGCTCTTGAGGCGTATGCCCGGCGTCACGGGCTACGCTGGATCGAGGATCCGAGCAATCAGGATGTGCAGTTTGCGCGCAACTTGCTGCGCGGGCAGGTGCTGCCGTTGTTGCGTTCGCGCTGGCCGCAGGCGGCTGCCAGCCTGGCGCGCAGTGCTGCGCATCTGGCTGAGGCGCAGCAGTTGCTCGGTGAGCTGGCAGAGCAGGATCTGCAGCGTGCTCGTTTGCCGAGTGGGTTTGACTGGCTTGGCCTGCCAACTCTGGCGCTGACGCCGCTGAGCGGTTTGTCTGCGGCGCGGCAACGCAATGCTCTGCGTCATTGGCTGGCGCCGCTGAGCCGGCTGCCCGACACCGATCACTGGGCCGGCTGGGAAGACTTGCGTGATGCCAGTGCCGCGGCGCATCCGCTGTGGCGTCTGGCTGACGGAGAGCTGCACCGGGCCGCTGGCCATCTGTGGTGGCTGGCCGGTGACTGGCTGCGCCCTGCGGTTGGCGTCATGGCCTGGGATGATCCCCGGCAGCCATTGGTATTGCCTGGTAACGGCCGGTTACGCTTTGACGGCGCAGCGCCGTCGGGAGTATTGCAGGTACGCTATCGCCAAGGCGGCGAGGTGATGCAGTTGGCCGGGCGCGGGCAGCGTGACCTCAAGCGCCTGCTCAACGAGCGCGGCGTGCCGGGTTTTGCGCGCAGCCGTCTGCCACTGGTGTTTCAGGGCGATCAGTTGCTGGCAGTTGCCAACCTCGCGGGGCTTGATTGTCCGCTGCCCGGCGCAGGCAAACTGATCTGGTGCGCACCGACGAGCGACCAATGTTTGAGATAA
- a CDS encoding CTP synthase: protein MTRYIFVTGGVVSSLGKGIASASLAAILEARGLKVTMLKLDPYINVDPGTMSPFQHGEVFVTHDGAETDLDLGHYERFIRTTMTQNNNFTTGRVYEHVLRKERRGDYLGATIQVIPHITDEIKRRIIKGAADADVALVEIGGTVGDIESQPFLEAIRQLRFEVGAKRAMLMHLTLVPYIATAGETKTKPTQHSVKELRSIGLQPDVLVCRSDHPIDVSSRRKIAQFTNVEERAVIGLEDADTIYKIPGILHSQGLDDFVVERFGLQCGGADLSEWDAVVDAKLNPEHEVTIAMVGKYMELLDAYKSLIEAMSHAGITNRTKVNLRYIDSEDIENQGTGLLEGVDAILVPGGFGLRGVEGKITAVQYARENKVPYLGICLGMQVAVIEFARNVLGWKDANSTEFDRTVEHPVVGLITEWEDATGAVETRTESSDLGGTMRLGAQECQLQAGSKVHDCYAKDVIVERHRHRYEVNNNLLPQLIEAGLQVSGRSGDGALVEVVEAPDHPWFVACQFHPEFTSTPRDGHPLFSGFVKAALAQHQKNA, encoded by the coding sequence ATGACGCGCTACATCTTCGTCACGGGCGGTGTTGTTTCTTCATTGGGGAAAGGCATTGCCTCTGCATCTTTGGCGGCCATCCTGGAGGCGCGGGGACTTAAGGTCACCATGCTCAAACTGGACCCGTACATCAACGTCGATCCGGGCACCATGAGCCCGTTCCAGCACGGTGAAGTGTTCGTTACCCACGACGGCGCCGAAACCGACCTGGACCTGGGTCACTACGAGCGGTTCATCCGCACCACGATGACCCAGAACAACAACTTCACCACCGGTCGTGTGTACGAGCACGTGCTGCGCAAAGAGCGCCGTGGTGATTATCTGGGTGCGACCATCCAGGTCATTCCGCACATCACCGACGAAATCAAGCGCCGCATCATCAAGGGTGCTGCCGACGCTGATGTGGCGTTGGTCGAGATCGGCGGTACCGTGGGCGACATCGAGTCGCAACCGTTTCTCGAAGCTATCCGCCAGTTGCGTTTCGAAGTCGGCGCCAAGCGCGCGATGCTGATGCACCTGACTCTGGTTCCTTACATCGCTACCGCTGGCGAGACCAAGACCAAGCCTACCCAGCACTCGGTCAAGGAACTGCGCTCGATCGGCCTGCAGCCAGACGTTCTGGTATGCCGTTCCGATCACCCGATCGATGTCTCGTCGCGTCGCAAGATCGCCCAGTTCACCAACGTTGAAGAGCGTGCGGTGATCGGTCTGGAAGACGCCGATACCATCTACAAAATCCCGGGCATCCTGCACTCCCAGGGTCTGGACGATTTCGTCGTCGAGCGCTTCGGCCTGCAGTGCGGTGGCGCGGACCTGTCCGAGTGGGACGCGGTGGTCGACGCCAAGCTCAACCCTGAGCACGAAGTCACCATCGCCATGGTCGGTAAATACATGGAGCTGCTCGACGCCTACAAGTCGTTGATCGAAGCCATGAGCCACGCCGGTATCACCAACCGCACCAAGGTGAACCTGCGTTACATCGACTCCGAAGACATCGAAAACCAGGGCACTGGCCTGCTCGAAGGGGTGGATGCCATTCTGGTACCGGGCGGCTTTGGTCTGCGCGGCGTGGAAGGCAAGATCACCGCCGTACAGTACGCCCGTGAAAACAAGGTGCCGTACCTGGGTATCTGCCTGGGCATGCAAGTGGCGGTCATCGAGTTCGCCCGTAACGTGCTGGGCTGGAAAGACGCCAACTCCACCGAGTTCGACCGCACCGTCGAGCATCCGGTGGTCGGCCTGATCACCGAGTGGGAAGACGCCACTGGCGCGGTCGAAACCCGCACCGAAAGCTCCGACCTGGGCGGCACCATGCGTCTGGGTGCCCAGGAATGCCAGTTGCAAGCCGGTTCCAAGGTTCATGACTGCTATGCCAAGGATGTGATCGTCGAGCGTCACCGTCACCGTTATGAGGTCAACAACAACCTGCTGCCGCAACTGATTGAGGCTGGCCTGCAGGTTTCGGGTCGCTCCGGTGACGGCGCACTGGTTGAAGTGGTCGAGGCACCGGATCATCCATGGTTCGTCGCTTGCCAGTTCCACCCTGAGTTCACCTCGACGCCACGTGACGGCCATCCGTTGTTCAGCGGCTTCGTCAAGGCCGCCCTGGCTCAACATCAGAAGAACGCCTGA
- the kdsA gene encoding 3-deoxy-8-phosphooctulonate synthase: MAQKTIRVGSIEIANDKPMVLFGGMNVLESRDLAMQICEEYVRVTEKLGIPYVFKASFDKANRSSVNSYRGPGLEEGLRIFEEIKRTFNVPLITDVHEPHQAAPVAEVCDIIQLPAFLSRQTDLVVAMAKTGAVINIKKAQFLAPQEMKHILTKCEEAGNEQLILCERGSSFGYNNLVVDMLGFGIMKQFQYPVFFDVTHALQMPGGRSDSAGGRRAQVLELAKAGLSQGLAGLFLEAHPDPDQAKCDGPCALRLNKLEPFLTQLKALDDLVKSFASVETA, from the coding sequence ATGGCTCAGAAAACCATCCGCGTCGGTTCCATCGAGATTGCCAACGACAAGCCTATGGTGTTGTTTGGCGGCATGAACGTGCTCGAGTCCCGTGACCTGGCCATGCAGATCTGTGAAGAGTACGTGCGGGTGACCGAGAAACTCGGCATCCCGTACGTGTTCAAGGCCAGTTTCGACAAGGCCAATCGTTCGTCGGTCAACTCGTACCGTGGCCCTGGCCTGGAAGAAGGCCTGCGCATCTTCGAAGAGATCAAGCGCACCTTCAACGTACCGCTCATCACTGACGTGCACGAGCCGCATCAAGCGGCTCCTGTCGCCGAGGTCTGCGACATCATCCAGTTGCCTGCCTTCCTGTCGCGCCAGACCGATCTGGTCGTGGCGATGGCGAAGACTGGCGCGGTGATCAACATCAAGAAGGCCCAGTTCCTCGCGCCTCAGGAAATGAAACACATCCTGACCAAATGTGAAGAAGCGGGTAACGAGCAACTGATTCTCTGCGAGCGCGGTTCGAGCTTCGGCTATAACAACCTGGTCGTGGACATGCTCGGCTTCGGCATCATGAAGCAGTTCCAATACCCGGTGTTCTTCGACGTGACCCATGCCCTGCAAATGCCGGGCGGTCGCAGCGATTCCGCCGGAGGCCGTCGCGCCCAGGTTCTGGAACTGGCCAAGGCCGGTTTGTCTCAGGGCCTGGCGGGGCTGTTTCTGGAAGCCCACCCGGATCCGGATCAGGCCAAGTGTGATGGTCCATGTGCCTTGCGCCTGAACAAGCTTGAGCCGTTCCTCACCCAGCTCAAGGCGCTTGACGATCTGGTGAAAAGTTTCGCCTCTGTCGAAACCGCCTGA
- the eno gene encoding phosphopyruvate hydratase, with amino-acid sequence MAKIVDIKGREVLDSRGNPTVEADVLLDNGIIGSACAPSGASTGSREALELRDGDKSRYLGKGVLKAVANINGPIRDLLLGKDPVDQKALDRAMIELDGTENKATLGANAILAVSLAAAKAAAQDQDLPLYAHIANLNGTPGQYSLPVPMMNIINGGEHADNNVDIQEFMVQPVGAKTFSDALRIGTEIFHHLKAVLKARGLNTAVGDEGGFAPNLTSNEDALSAIAEAVEKAGYKLGTDVTLALDCAASEFYEGGKYNLSGEGKSFDAEGFADYLKGLTERFPIISIEDGLDESDWAGWKILTDKIGAKVQLVGDDLFVTNTKILKEGIEKGIGNSILIKFNQIGTLTETLEAIQMAKAAGYTAVISHRSGETEDSTIADLAVGTAAGQIKTGSLCRSDRVSKYNQLLRIEEQLGSKAVYRGRAEFRG; translated from the coding sequence ATGGCAAAAATCGTCGACATCAAAGGTCGTGAAGTTCTCGACTCCCGTGGCAACCCCACCGTGGAAGCAGATGTACTGCTCGACAACGGCATCATCGGTTCGGCCTGTGCGCCGTCCGGTGCCTCAACCGGCTCGCGTGAAGCGCTTGAGCTGCGTGATGGCGACAAGAGCCGTTACCTGGGCAAAGGCGTTCTGAAAGCCGTTGCCAACATCAATGGTCCGATCCGCGACCTGCTGCTGGGCAAGGATCCGGTAGACCAGAAAGCTCTGGATCGCGCCATGATTGAGCTGGACGGTACTGAGAACAAAGCCACCCTGGGTGCCAACGCCATCCTCGCGGTGTCCCTGGCTGCTGCCAAGGCCGCTGCCCAGGATCAGGACCTGCCGCTTTACGCGCACATCGCCAACCTCAACGGCACGCCGGGTCAGTACTCGCTGCCGGTGCCGATGATGAACATCATCAACGGTGGTGAGCACGCTGATAACAACGTCGATATCCAGGAATTCATGGTTCAGCCGGTTGGCGCCAAGACCTTCTCCGACGCGCTGCGCATCGGCACCGAGATTTTCCATCACCTCAAAGCCGTGCTGAAGGCTCGTGGCCTGAACACTGCCGTCGGTGACGAAGGTGGTTTCGCCCCTAACCTGACCTCCAACGAAGACGCCCTGAGCGCCATCGCCGAAGCCGTTGAAAAAGCCGGCTACAAGCTGGGCACCGACGTGACCCTGGCACTGGACTGCGCGGCCAGCGAGTTTTATGAAGGCGGCAAGTACAACCTGTCCGGTGAAGGCAAGTCGTTCGACGCCGAAGGTTTTGCTGACTACCTCAAAGGTCTGACTGAACGTTTCCCGATCATTTCCATCGAAGACGGTCTGGACGAGTCTGACTGGGCTGGCTGGAAGATCCTGACTGACAAGATCGGTGCCAAGGTGCAACTGGTTGGCGACGACCTGTTCGTGACCAACACCAAGATCCTCAAGGAAGGCATCGAGAAGGGTATCGGTAACTCGATCCTGATCAAGTTCAACCAGATCGGCACGCTGACCGAAACCCTGGAAGCCATCCAGATGGCCAAGGCCGCCGGTTACACCGCAGTGATCTCGCACCGCTCCGGTGAAACCGAAGACTCGACCATTGCCGACCTGGCCGTGGGCACTGCTGCTGGCCAGATCAAGACCGGCTCGCTGTGCCGCTCCGACCGCGTCTCGAAGTACAACCAGCTGCTGCGCATCGAAGAGCAACTGGGTTCCAAGGCTGTGTACCGCGGTCGTGCAGAGTTTCGCGGTTGA
- the ftsB gene encoding cell division protein FtsB, with product MRSPYWLFLVLLLLLGGLQYRLWVGNGSLAQVASLTKQIEEQRAENESLLERNRVLDAEVMELKKGLETVEERARHELGMVKDGETLYQLAR from the coding sequence ATGCGCAGTCCTTACTGGTTGTTTCTTGTCCTTCTGCTGTTGCTGGGCGGTCTGCAATATCGACTTTGGGTGGGTAATGGCAGCCTTGCGCAAGTCGCCAGCCTGACCAAACAGATTGAAGAGCAGCGGGCCGAGAATGAAAGCCTGCTGGAGCGCAACCGGGTTTTGGACGCGGAGGTCATGGAGTTGAAGAAGGGCCTGGAAACCGTCGAAGAGCGTGCCCGTCACGAGCTTGGCATGGTCAAGGACGGCGAAACCCTCTATCAACTGGCCCGCTGA
- the ispD gene encoding 2-C-methyl-D-erythritol 4-phosphate cytidylyltransferase encodes MTSVLPAFWAVIPAAGVGARMAADRPKQYLQLGALTIVEHSLLCFLDHPRLKGLVISLAADDPYWPALPCALDSRVQRVDGGKERADSVLNALLHLHAQGADDDDWVLVHDAARPNLSRGDLDNLLSVLADDPVGGLLAVPARDTLKRADDQGRVTETVDRSLIWQAYTPQMFRLGTLHRALADSLVAHAAITDEASAIEWAGQAPRLVEGRSDNIKVTRPEDLEWLRQRRSFGGA; translated from the coding sequence ATGACTAGCGTATTGCCTGCCTTCTGGGCAGTTATTCCTGCAGCGGGTGTGGGTGCCCGCATGGCAGCTGACCGTCCCAAGCAGTACCTGCAATTGGGCGCTCTGACTATTGTTGAACACAGCCTGCTGTGTTTTCTCGATCATCCTCGCCTCAAGGGGCTGGTGATCAGCCTGGCGGCGGATGATCCCTACTGGCCGGCCTTGCCCTGCGCGCTGGATTCACGCGTCCAGCGTGTCGATGGCGGCAAGGAACGGGCCGATTCGGTGCTCAATGCGTTGTTGCATCTGCATGCGCAGGGTGCTGACGATGACGATTGGGTGTTGGTGCATGATGCGGCGCGGCCTAATCTGTCGCGTGGCGACCTGGATAACTTGCTGTCGGTACTGGCCGATGACCCGGTGGGTGGTCTGTTGGCGGTGCCAGCGCGCGATACGCTCAAGCGCGCTGATGACCAAGGGCGGGTGACGGAAACCGTGGACCGCAGTTTGATCTGGCAGGCGTATACGCCGCAGATGTTTCGCCTGGGCACTTTGCATCGGGCTTTGGCTGACAGTCTGGTGGCTCACGCTGCAATTACCGATGAAGCTTCGGCTATTGAATGGGCCGGGCAGGCGCCGCGGTTGGTCGAGGGGCGGTCGGACAATATCAAGGTCACGCGGCCGGAAGATCTGGAGTGGTTGCGGCAGCGGCGCTCGTTTGGTGGGGCTTGA
- a CDS encoding LysR substrate-binding domain-containing protein has product MFSSGWEGMDEFVAVAECGQFTAAAQRLGVSSSHISRQIVRLEERLQTRLLYRSTRRVALTEAGQTFLQHCQRLQDGREEALRAVGDLTSEPKGLLRMTCAVAYGERFIAPLVTRFMEQYPQLRIDIELSNDTLDLVHEGLDLAIRLGRLQDSRLVAARLAPRRMYLCASPSYLERYGRPHSLSELNRHNCLIGSSDTWLLQYNGREFSQRIQGNWRCNSGQAVLDAALNGMGLCQLPDYYVLEHLQSGALVSLLEAHQPPNTAVWALYPQQRHLSPKVRKLVDYLKQGLAQRKEYVGGG; this is encoded by the coding sequence ATGTTCAGCAGTGGCTGGGAAGGAATGGACGAGTTCGTCGCAGTTGCCGAATGCGGGCAATTCACCGCCGCCGCGCAGCGTCTGGGGGTGTCGTCATCGCACATTAGCCGGCAGATCGTGCGCCTCGAAGAGCGTCTGCAGACCCGCTTGCTGTATCGCAGCACCCGGCGCGTGGCGCTGACCGAAGCCGGCCAGACATTTTTGCAGCACTGCCAGCGTTTGCAGGATGGCCGCGAGGAAGCCTTGCGTGCCGTGGGCGACCTGACCAGCGAGCCAAAGGGTTTGCTGCGCATGACCTGCGCCGTTGCTTACGGCGAGCGCTTCATCGCACCGTTGGTGACACGCTTCATGGAGCAGTACCCACAGTTGCGCATCGACATCGAGCTGTCTAACGATACGCTGGATCTGGTTCACGAGGGCCTAGACCTGGCGATTCGCCTCGGGCGGCTACAGGATTCACGACTGGTCGCCGCCCGCCTGGCACCGCGACGCATGTATCTGTGCGCTTCACCGTCCTATCTGGAGCGCTACGGCCGACCGCACAGCCTGTCGGAGCTCAACCGCCATAACTGCCTGATCGGCAGCAGCGACACCTGGCTGCTGCAATACAACGGTCGGGAGTTTTCACAACGGATCCAGGGTAACTGGCGTTGCAACAGCGGTCAGGCGGTGCTGGACGCCGCCTTGAATGGCATGGGGTTGTGTCAGTTGCCGGACTATTACGTGCTGGAGCACTTGCAAAGCGGTGCGCTGGTGTCGCTACTTGAAGCGCACCAGCCGCCCAATACCGCGGTGTGGGCGCTGTATCCGCAGCAACGCCACCTGTCGCCGAAAGTGCGCAAGCTGGTGGATTACCTCAAGCAGGGGTTGGCGCAGCGTAAAGAATATGTGGGCGGGGGTTAG
- a CDS encoding S-(hydroxymethyl)glutathione dehydrogenase/class III alcohol dehydrogenase: MIKSRAAVAFAPNEPLRIVEVDVQPPRAGEVLVRVVASGVCHTDAYTLSGQDSEGIFPCILGHEGGGIVEAVGEGVTSLQVGDHVIPLYTAECGKCKFCTSGKTNLCQAVRATQGKGLMPDGTTRFSYNGEPVYHYMGCSTFSEYTVLPEISLAKIPKEAPLEKVCLLGCGVTTGIGAVLNTAKVKEGDTVAIFGLGGIGLAAIIGAKMAKASRIIAIDINPAKFDIARELGATDFVNPKDHERPIQEVIVELTDGGVDYSFECVGNVNLMRAALECCHKGWGESVIIGVAGAGQEISTRPFQLVTGRVWRGSAFGGVKGRTELPSYVQKSETGEIPLDKFITHTMGLDEINHAFELMHEGKSIRSVVHF; encoded by the coding sequence ATGATCAAGTCGCGTGCCGCTGTAGCTTTCGCCCCTAACGAACCCCTGCGTATCGTTGAAGTCGATGTCCAGCCGCCTCGTGCTGGCGAAGTGCTGGTGCGTGTCGTGGCCAGCGGCGTCTGCCACACCGATGCCTACACCCTGTCGGGTCAGGACTCTGAAGGCATCTTCCCGTGCATTCTCGGTCACGAGGGTGGCGGTATCGTTGAGGCGGTGGGTGAGGGTGTCACCTCGCTGCAGGTGGGCGATCACGTCATTCCGCTGTACACCGCCGAGTGCGGCAAGTGCAAGTTTTGCACCTCCGGCAAGACCAACCTGTGCCAGGCGGTGCGTGCCACTCAGGGCAAGGGCCTGATGCCTGACGGCACTACCCGGTTCAGCTACAACGGCGAGCCGGTCTACCACTACATGGGCTGCTCGACGTTCTCCGAGTACACCGTGCTGCCGGAAATCTCCTTGGCCAAAATCCCCAAGGAGGCGCCGTTGGAGAAGGTCTGCCTGCTGGGTTGCGGCGTGACCACCGGTATCGGTGCGGTGCTCAACACCGCCAAGGTCAAGGAAGGCGACACCGTAGCCATCTTCGGTCTGGGCGGCATCGGCCTGGCGGCGATCATCGGCGCCAAGATGGCCAAGGCCTCGCGCATCATCGCTATCGACATCAATCCGGCCAAGTTCGACATCGCCCGTGAGCTGGGAGCCACCGATTTCGTCAATCCAAAGGATCACGAGCGTCCGATCCAGGAAGTCATCGTCGAGCTGACCGATGGCGGCGTGGACTACTCCTTCGAGTGTGTCGGCAACGTCAACCTGATGCGCGCCGCGCTGGAATGCTGCCACAAGGGCTGGGGCGAGTCGGTGATCATCGGTGTTGCCGGCGCCGGTCAGGAAATCTCTACCCGTCCGTTCCAGCTGGTCACCGGCCGGGTATGGCGCGGTTCGGCATTCGGCGGCGTGAAAGGCCGTACCGAGTTGCCGTCCTATGTGCAGAAGTCGGAAACCGGCGAAATCCCGCTGGACAAGTTCATCACCCACACCATGGGCCTGGACGAGATCAACCATGCGTTTGAACTGATGCATGAAGGCAAGAGCATCCGTTCCGTCGTCCACTTCTAA
- the fghA gene encoding S-formylglutathione hydrolase, with protein sequence MSLENISCQKSFGGWHKRYKHHSKALGCDMVFAVYLPPQAEQGGKLPVLYWLSGLTCTDENFMQKAGAQRLAAELGLIIVAPDTSPRGPDVAGDPEGAWDFGLGAGFYLNATEQPYARHYRMYDYVVDELPALIEEHFPASQARGISGHSMGGHGALVCALRNPGRYQSISAFSPISNPVDCPWGQKAFSRYLGEDRSRWREWDASLLLAQATQKLPILVDQGDRDDFLVNQLKPEALVQAAKAAGHPLNLRMQPGYDHSYYFIASFIEEHLRHHATALKAY encoded by the coding sequence ATGAGTCTGGAAAATATCTCCTGCCAGAAAAGCTTCGGCGGCTGGCACAAGCGTTACAAGCATCACTCCAAGGCGCTGGGCTGCGACATGGTGTTCGCGGTCTATCTGCCGCCGCAGGCCGAACAGGGTGGCAAGCTGCCGGTTCTATACTGGCTGTCGGGGCTGACCTGCACTGACGAGAACTTCATGCAGAAAGCCGGTGCCCAGCGCCTGGCCGCCGAGCTGGGGTTGATCATCGTGGCGCCGGATACCAGTCCGCGCGGGCCGGATGTTGCCGGTGACCCGGAGGGTGCCTGGGATTTCGGTCTGGGCGCCGGTTTTTATCTCAACGCCACCGAGCAGCCATATGCCCGGCACTACCGGATGTACGATTACGTGGTCGATGAACTGCCCGCGTTGATCGAAGAGCATTTTCCGGCTTCCCAGGCCCGTGGTATCAGCGGCCACTCAATGGGTGGTCACGGTGCGCTGGTCTGTGCGCTGCGCAATCCGGGTCGCTACCAGTCGATCTCGGCCTTTTCGCCGATCAGTAATCCGGTTGATTGCCCGTGGGGACAGAAGGCCTTTTCGCGTTACCTGGGCGAAGACCGCTCGCGCTGGCGCGAGTGGGATGCCAGCCTGCTGTTGGCCCAGGCCACGCAGAAGCTGCCAATCCTGGTCGACCAGGGCGACCGTGATGATTTCCTGGTCAACCAGCTCAAGCCCGAGGCGCTGGTACAGGCTGCCAAGGCGGCCGGACATCCGCTGAACCTGCGTATGCAGCCTGGCTATGACCATAGCTACTACTTCATCGCCAGCTTCATCGAAGAACACCTGCGCCATCACGCGACGGCCCTCAAAGCCTACTGA
- the ispF gene encoding 2-C-methyl-D-erythritol 2,4-cyclodiphosphate synthase, with product MRIGHGYDVHRFAEGDFITLGGVRIAHGFGLLAHSDGDVLLHALSDALLGAAALGDIGKHFPDTDPQFKGADSRVLLRHVIKLVGEKGWKVANVDATIVAQAPKMAPHIQAMRELIAQDLQVDLDQVNVKATTTEKLGFVGREEGIAVHAVALLLRA from the coding sequence ATGCGTATAGGCCATGGCTACGATGTGCACCGTTTCGCCGAAGGCGATTTCATTACCTTGGGCGGCGTGCGGATAGCACACGGTTTCGGCCTGTTGGCACATTCCGATGGCGATGTCCTGCTCCACGCCCTGAGCGATGCTCTGCTGGGTGCAGCAGCGCTGGGCGATATCGGCAAGCACTTCCCGGATACCGACCCGCAGTTCAAGGGCGCCGACAGCCGCGTGCTGCTGCGTCATGTGATCAAGCTGGTCGGGGAGAAGGGCTGGAAGGTCGCCAATGTCGACGCCACCATCGTTGCCCAGGCGCCCAAGATGGCCCCGCATATCCAGGCCATGCGCGAGCTGATTGCCCAGGACCTGCAGGTCGATCTCGATCAGGTCAACGTCAAGGCCACTACCACGGAAAAACTCGGCTTCGTCGGCCGTGAAGAAGGCATCGCGGTGCATGCCGTCGCGTTGTTGTTGCGCGCATGA